The Flavobacterium jumunjinense genome includes a region encoding these proteins:
- the panD gene encoding aspartate 1-decarboxylase: protein MHIQVVKSKIHRVTVTGADLNYIGSITIDESLMEASNIIEGEKIQIVNINNGERLETYAIKGPKNTGEITLNGPAARKVHRGDIIIIISYASMDFEEAKNFKPTLVFPNEKDNSLT, encoded by the coding sequence ATGCATATTCAAGTAGTAAAATCGAAAATTCATAGAGTAACAGTAACTGGTGCTGATTTGAATTACATAGGAAGCATCACAATTGACGAATCGTTAATGGAAGCTTCTAACATTATTGAGGGTGAAAAAATTCAAATTGTTAACATTAACAATGGTGAACGTTTAGAAACTTACGCAATAAAAGGACCTAAGAACACGGGTGAAATTACGTTAAACGGACCTGCAGCTAGAAAAGTTCACAGAGGTGATATTATAATCATTATCTCTTATGCTTCTATGGATTTTGAAGAAGCAAAAAACTTCAAGCCTACGCTAGTTTTTCCAAACGAAAAGGACAATTCTTTAACCTAG
- a CDS encoding ribonuclease HI produces MSHEVHVYTDGAAKGNPGPSGYGVVMEMVGTPYKKEFYEGFRLSTNNRMELLAVIVGLEKLKNSKTKVLVVSDSKYVVDAVEKRWVFQWEKISFKNKKNPDLWLRFLKSYRKHQVDFKWVKGHNNHPQNERCDALAVMASQQEKLSIDTYYENEGRLLK; encoded by the coding sequence ATGTCACACGAAGTACACGTATATACAGACGGAGCCGCAAAAGGTAATCCTGGACCATCTGGATATGGAGTAGTTATGGAAATGGTTGGAACTCCCTATAAAAAAGAGTTCTACGAAGGCTTTCGTTTGTCTACAAATAACCGAATGGAGTTATTAGCTGTTATTGTTGGTTTAGAAAAATTAAAGAATTCTAAAACAAAAGTATTGGTCGTTTCTGATTCTAAATATGTTGTTGATGCTGTTGAGAAGCGTTGGGTTTTTCAATGGGAAAAAATTTCATTTAAAAATAAAAAAAATCCTGATTTATGGCTTCGATTTCTTAAATCTTACCGTAAGCATCAGGTTGATTTTAAATGGGTAAAAGGACACAATAACCACCCTCAAAACGAAAGATGTGATGCATTAGCTGTTATGGCTTCTCAGCAAGAAAAACTTTCTATTGACACTTACTATGAAAACGAAGGACGATTATTAAAATAG
- the pyk gene encoding pyruvate kinase, with amino-acid sequence MSTNKKTKIVATLGPACSSKEIIKGMIDAGVNVFRINFSHADYEDVTERIKIIRELNEEFNYTTSILADLQGPKLRVGVMKEDVVVSKGDKITFTTAEDILGTAEKVYMNYKEFPKDVNAGERVLLDDGKLIFEVVKTDKNTEVEALVVQGGPLKSKKGVNLPNTKVSLPALTKKDIKDAIFAIENKVDWIALSFVRTAEDLEELQDLIAKHSDHKIPIIAKIEKPEAVENIDKIVAFCDGLMVARGDLGVEIPAEQVPLIQKKLIHRAKTARIPVIVATQMMETMITSLTPTRAEVNDVANSVMDGADAVMLSGETSVGNYPIQVIETMTRIIESVEDSPLITVPLTPPHVRTNRFITKSICYHAAIMADDINAKAITTLTNSGYTAFQISAWRPKSHILVFTSNKRILTQLNLLWGVRAYYYDKFVSTDDTIEDINHICKERGYVKANDMVINLAAMPIVNKGMVNTLRVSEIE; translated from the coding sequence ATGTCAACAAATAAAAAAACAAAAATTGTAGCTACATTAGGCCCAGCTTGTAGTTCAAAAGAGATAATAAAAGGAATGATTGATGCTGGGGTGAATGTTTTTAGAATTAATTTCTCTCATGCAGATTATGAAGATGTTACAGAGAGAATTAAAATAATCAGAGAGCTAAACGAAGAGTTTAACTATACCACTTCTATTCTTGCTGATCTTCAAGGTCCTAAATTAAGAGTAGGAGTAATGAAGGAAGATGTAGTTGTTTCGAAAGGGGATAAAATAACCTTTACAACAGCGGAAGATATCTTAGGGACTGCTGAAAAGGTTTACATGAATTATAAGGAATTTCCAAAAGATGTAAATGCTGGAGAAAGAGTGCTGTTAGATGATGGGAAGCTTATTTTTGAAGTTGTTAAAACGGATAAAAATACAGAAGTTGAAGCTTTAGTAGTTCAAGGTGGGCCTTTAAAATCTAAGAAAGGTGTAAATTTACCTAATACAAAAGTATCGCTACCAGCTTTAACAAAGAAGGATATAAAAGATGCTATTTTTGCTATTGAAAATAAGGTAGATTGGATTGCTCTGTCTTTTGTACGTACTGCTGAAGATCTTGAAGAGTTACAAGATTTGATAGCTAAGCATTCAGATCATAAAATTCCAATTATTGCAAAAATTGAAAAACCTGAAGCTGTTGAGAACATTGATAAAATTGTTGCTTTTTGTGATGGTTTAATGGTTGCTCGTGGAGATTTGGGTGTTGAAATTCCAGCAGAACAAGTGCCTCTAATTCAGAAAAAACTAATTCATAGAGCAAAAACAGCGCGTATACCAGTAATTGTGGCTACACAAATGATGGAAACAATGATTACTAGTTTAACACCAACTCGTGCAGAAGTTAATGATGTAGCGAACTCAGTAATGGATGGTGCTGATGCAGTAATGCTTTCTGGTGAAACTTCTGTAGGTAATTATCCTATTCAAGTAATTGAGACAATGACTCGTATTATTGAAAGTGTGGAGGACTCTCCGTTAATTACTGTGCCATTAACGCCACCTCATGTTAGAACAAATCGTTTTATTACAAAATCAATTTGTTATCATGCTGCAATTATGGCAGATGATATTAATGCAAAAGCAATAACTACATTAACAAATAGTGGTTATACAGCATTTCAAATATCAGCATGGAGACCAAAGTCACATATTTTGGTTTTTACATCAAATAAGAGAATTTTAACACAGTTAAATTTGCTTTGGGGTGTTCGTGCTTATTATTATGACAAGTTCGTAAGTACAGATGATACAATTGAAGATATTAATCATATTTGTAAAGAAAGAGGATACGTTAAAGCAAATGATATGGTTATTAACCTTGCTGCTATGCCAATTGTAAATAAAGGGATGGTAAATACATTACGTGTTTCTGAAATTGAATAA
- the fabF gene encoding beta-ketoacyl-ACP synthase II, translated as MQLKRVVVTGLGALTPIGNNVEEYWNSLIEGKSGAAPITYYDTEKHKTKFACEVKNFNIEDFIDRKEARRMDKFAQYAVVASDEAIKDAGITSENVDKHRVGVIWGAGIGGLETFQEEVLYYAKGDGTPKFNPFFIPKMIADIAPAHISMRNGYMGPNYTTVSACASSANAMIDAFNYIRLGMCDVIISGGSEAAVTIAGMGGFNSMHALSTRNESPESASRPFDATRDGFVLGEGAGALVLEEYEHAKARGAKIYCEIGGGGMSSDAYHLTAPHPEGLGVIAVMKNCLNDAGMKPEDVDHINTHGTSTPLGDVAELKAISAVFGGHAKNININSTKSMTGHLLGAAGGIEAIASILAIKNGIIPPTINHSTVDERINPELNLTLNKAQKREIKVAMSNTFGFGGHNACVLFKKLEE; from the coding sequence ATGCAATTAAAGCGTGTTGTTGTAACTGGTCTAGGTGCATTAACCCCAATTGGGAATAATGTTGAAGAATACTGGAATAGTTTAATCGAAGGAAAAAGTGGAGCCGCTCCTATAACCTATTACGATACTGAAAAACATAAAACCAAATTTGCTTGTGAAGTTAAAAACTTCAACATAGAGGATTTTATTGACCGTAAAGAGGCAAGACGAATGGATAAATTCGCTCAATATGCTGTGGTTGCAAGTGATGAAGCCATAAAAGACGCAGGTATTACATCTGAAAACGTTGACAAGCATAGAGTCGGAGTTATTTGGGGTGCAGGTATTGGTGGTTTAGAAACTTTTCAAGAAGAAGTTTTATATTATGCGAAAGGCGATGGAACTCCAAAGTTTAATCCTTTCTTTATTCCAAAAATGATAGCTGATATAGCTCCTGCTCATATTTCAATGAGAAATGGATATATGGGGCCAAATTATACTACTGTTTCTGCTTGTGCTTCCTCTGCAAATGCAATGATAGATGCGTTTAACTACATCCGATTAGGTATGTGTGACGTAATCATTTCAGGAGGTTCAGAAGCTGCAGTTACTATTGCGGGTATGGGTGGATTTAATTCCATGCATGCTTTATCAACAAGAAATGAAAGTCCAGAATCAGCTTCAAGACCGTTTGATGCTACAAGAGATGGTTTTGTTCTTGGAGAAGGTGCAGGTGCTTTGGTACTGGAAGAATATGAACATGCAAAAGCTCGTGGAGCAAAGATTTATTGTGAAATTGGTGGTGGTGGAATGTCCTCGGATGCTTATCACTTAACAGCTCCACATCCAGAAGGATTGGGAGTTATAGCAGTAATGAAAAACTGTTTAAACGATGCTGGAATGAAGCCCGAAGATGTAGATCATATAAATACACATGGAACATCTACTCCTCTGGGTGATGTTGCTGAGTTGAAGGCAATTAGCGCTGTGTTTGGTGGTCATGCTAAGAATATCAACATCAATTCAACTAAATCTATGACAGGACATCTTCTTGGTGCTGCTGGAGGGATTGAAGCGATTGCGTCTATTTTAGCAATAAAGAATGGCATCATACCTCCAACTATTAATCATTCAACAGTTGATGAGAGAATCAATCCTGAACTTAATTTAACTTTAAACAAGGCTCAAAAAAGAGAAATTAAAGTTGCAATGAGTAATACATTTGGATTCGGAGGTCATAATGCATGTGTTTTATTTAAAAAATTAGAAGAGTAA
- a CDS encoding acyl carrier protein, translating to MSDIASRVKAIIVDKLGVDENEVVTEASFTNDLGADSLDTVELIMEFEKEFDIQIPDDQAENIATVGQAISYIEEAKK from the coding sequence ATGTCAGACATTGCATCAAGAGTAAAAGCGATTATCGTAGACAAATTAGGTGTTGACGAAAATGAAGTTGTAACTGAAGCTAGCTTCACAAACGATCTAGGAGCTGATTCATTAGACACTGTTGAGTTAATTATGGAGTTTGAAAAAGAATTTGATATTCAAATTCCAGATGATCAAGCTGAAAACATTGCTACTGTAGGTCAAGCTATTTCTTACATCGAAGAGGCTAAGAAATAA
- the radA gene encoding DNA repair protein RadA, giving the protein MSKVKTSFFCQNCGTSFSKWQGQCHACKEWNTIAEEIIQKEEKKAWKTESNTVSKATKPLLIKEIDSTQEIRLNTTDGELNRVLGGGLVPGSLTLLGGEPGIGKSTLLLQISLKLPYKTLYVSGEESQKQIKMRAERIVPNSDNCYILTETKTQNIFKQIQEMQPEIVIIDSIQTLHTDYIESSAGSISQIRECTAELIKFAKETNVPVILIGHITKDGTIAGPKILEHMVDTVLQFEGDRNHVYRILRSLKNRFGSTAELGIYEMLGNGLREVDNPSEILISHKEESLSGTAIACTLEGMRPLMIEIQSLVSSAVYGTPQRSTTGYNAKRLNMILAVLEKRAGFRLGMKDVFLNVTGGISVDDTAIDLAVVAAILSSNEDIGIEEGFCFAGEVGLSGEIRPVNRIDQRIQEAEKLGFTTILVSKHNKISIKNNIIKVVLVSKIEDVVSELFG; this is encoded by the coding sequence ATGAGTAAAGTTAAAACTTCTTTTTTTTGCCAAAATTGCGGAACTTCTTTTTCTAAATGGCAAGGACAGTGTCATGCATGTAAAGAATGGAATACAATTGCAGAGGAAATTATTCAAAAAGAAGAGAAAAAAGCTTGGAAAACAGAATCTAACACCGTTTCTAAAGCTACTAAGCCTTTACTCATAAAAGAAATTGATAGCACACAAGAAATTAGACTTAACACTACCGATGGAGAGTTAAATAGAGTTCTTGGCGGTGGTCTTGTTCCTGGTTCTTTAACTCTTTTGGGAGGTGAACCTGGTATTGGAAAAAGTACATTATTACTTCAAATTTCTTTAAAACTACCTTACAAAACGCTTTACGTTTCTGGAGAAGAGAGTCAGAAACAAATAAAAATGCGTGCAGAAAGAATAGTTCCAAATAGTGATAACTGCTATATTCTAACAGAAACCAAAACACAAAATATATTTAAACAAATTCAGGAAATGCAACCTGAAATTGTTATTATAGATTCGATACAAACACTACACACTGATTATATTGAATCTTCTGCAGGAAGCATCTCACAAATTAGAGAATGTACCGCAGAACTTATAAAATTTGCTAAAGAGACAAACGTTCCCGTAATTCTAATTGGTCATATTACAAAAGATGGAACAATTGCAGGTCCAAAGATATTAGAACACATGGTAGACACCGTCCTTCAATTTGAAGGCGACAGAAACCATGTTTACAGAATTCTTCGCTCTTTAAAAAATCGTTTTGGATCTACAGCAGAATTAGGCATTTATGAAATGCTCGGCAACGGCTTAAGAGAAGTTGATAATCCGTCAGAAATATTAATCTCTCATAAAGAAGAATCACTTTCTGGAACCGCTATCGCTTGCACACTTGAAGGAATGCGTCCGTTAATGATAGAGATTCAGTCCCTTGTAAGTTCGGCTGTATATGGAACTCCACAACGAAGTACAACGGGCTACAATGCAAAACGATTAAATATGATTTTGGCTGTTTTAGAAAAAAGAGCAGGATTTCGACTAGGAATGAAAGATGTTTTTCTTAATGTAACAGGAGGAATCTCTGTAGACGATACTGCAATTGATTTAGCAGTTGTTGCTGCAATTTTATCATCTAATGAAGACATTGGTATAGAAGAAGGCTTTTGCTTTGCAGGAGAAGTTGGTTTATCTGGTGAAATTAGACCCGTAAACCGAATTGACCAACGTATTCAAGAAGCTGAAAAACTAGGCTTTACTACTATTTTAGTTTCTAAACACAATAAAATATCCATCAAGAATAATATAATAAAGGTAGTTCTTGTTTCTAAAATTGAAGACGTTGTTAGTGAATTGTTTGGGTAG
- the purN gene encoding phosphoribosylglycinamide formyltransferase, producing MQKIVLFASGNGSNAEKIILHFKKSSLANVVMVFSNNPRAKVLERAQLNGVEAIAFEKQELNNGVILEKLNTIQPDLIVLAGFLLKFPESIINYYPNKIINIHPALLPKYGGKGMYGTHVHSAVLENKEKETGITIHYVNENYDEGAYIFQKSVTIETCKTIEEIALEIQKLEHQYFPEIIENLLSN from the coding sequence ATGCAAAAAATAGTACTATTCGCTTCTGGTAATGGTTCTAATGCCGAAAAGATAATATTACATTTCAAAAAATCTAGTCTCGCAAACGTAGTCATGGTATTCTCAAACAATCCCCGTGCCAAAGTTCTAGAAAGAGCGCAACTAAATGGAGTTGAAGCCATTGCATTTGAAAAACAAGAACTTAATAATGGTGTGATTTTAGAAAAATTAAACACAATACAGCCCGATTTAATTGTATTGGCAGGTTTTTTATTAAAGTTTCCTGAATCAATAATTAATTATTATCCCAATAAAATAATCAACATTCATCCTGCCTTATTACCTAAGTATGGAGGAAAAGGAATGTATGGAACACATGTACACAGTGCTGTTTTAGAAAATAAAGAAAAAGAAACAGGGATAACCATTCATTATGTAAATGAAAATTATGATGAAGGTGCCTACATTTTTCAAAAATCTGTAACTATAGAAACTTGTAAAACGATTGAAGAAATTGCCTTAGAAATTCAGAAACTAGAGCATCAATATTTTCCTGAAATAATAGAAAATTTATTATCAAACTAA
- a CDS encoding alpha/beta hydrolase produces MKTKLFLLLALITNSVFSQRVNETIQSEKLEETRAFTVSLPSNYEFDTDKKYPILVVLDGEYLLNPFEGTLKYGNYWDDLPEMIIVAINQNYGETRFNDSEYDYTGLPSKKGAAFFEFIGFELLPYIEKKYRTQPFRIIAGHDTTAGFINFYLYKDDPIFNAYISLAPELAPAMETRISERLAKITKPIFYYQAIGSDDIKDINDGVKTLHNNIKSIPNKNFKYRFDIIDDASHYSLVPQAIPQAIYFIFNGYQPISMVEFQEKIVTLDKGYTQYLIDKYTKLEQTLGMTVTPRLTDFKAIEAAILKNKAYPELQELSKYADKNYPKTILGVYHQALYYEKMGEYKKAIKEYRKAFVKEEIGEIRELTKDFMISRAEDLKNKKDESKVEEYADPVPAEEKKE; encoded by the coding sequence ATGAAAACAAAATTATTTTTACTACTCGCGCTGATTACAAATTCTGTATTCTCTCAAAGAGTAAACGAAACTATTCAATCTGAAAAACTTGAAGAAACGAGAGCGTTTACAGTTTCTTTACCCAGTAATTATGAATTTGATACAGATAAAAAATACCCTATTCTTGTCGTATTAGACGGTGAATACCTTTTAAACCCATTTGAAGGCACATTAAAATATGGAAATTATTGGGATGATTTACCTGAAATGATAATTGTAGCGATTAATCAAAATTATGGAGAAACGCGTTTCAATGATAGTGAATATGACTACACTGGTTTACCTTCAAAAAAAGGAGCTGCATTTTTTGAGTTCATTGGCTTTGAATTATTACCATATATTGAAAAAAAATACAGAACACAACCTTTTAGAATTATAGCCGGACACGACACAACTGCTGGATTTATAAACTTCTATTTATACAAAGATGACCCAATTTTTAATGCCTATATTTCTTTAGCACCAGAACTTGCACCAGCTATGGAAACAAGGATTTCAGAAAGACTTGCAAAAATTACAAAGCCAATTTTTTATTATCAAGCAATTGGTTCTGATGATATTAAAGATATTAATGATGGTGTAAAAACATTACACAACAACATCAAGTCAATTCCAAATAAAAATTTCAAATATCGTTTCGATATAATTGATGATGCCTCACATTATTCACTTGTTCCACAAGCAATACCACAAGCTATTTATTTTATTTTTAATGGTTACCAACCCATTTCGATGGTGGAATTTCAAGAAAAAATTGTTACTCTTGACAAAGGCTACACTCAGTATTTGATAGATAAATACACCAAACTAGAACAAACACTAGGAATGACTGTTACACCTAGACTTACAGATTTTAAAGCTATTGAAGCAGCAATCCTTAAAAATAAAGCATATCCTGAACTACAAGAGCTATCAAAATATGCAGATAAAAATTACCCAAAAACAATCTTAGGTGTCTATCATCAAGCGCTTTATTATGAAAAGATGGGAGAATATAAAAAAGCCATAAAAGAATATAGAAAAGCCTTTGTAAAAGAAGAAATTGGTGAAATTAGAGAATTAACCAAAGACTTTATGATTTCGCGCGCAGAAGATTTAAAAAACAAAAAAGACGAATCTAAAGTTGAAGAATACGCTGACCCTGTACCAGCTGAAGAAAAAAAAGAATAA
- a CDS encoding Bax inhibitor-1/YccA family protein — MNLKSKNPFLGSKAFNNTSRSAEATVLDFEETMTVDGAINKSFILLATLLASACISWWLTASGYNPMVLIVGGGVIGFILVLVAVFKPTTSPWVAPGYALFEGLFIGGVSALFEAMYPGIVIQAVSCTFVTFIVCFALYKYKIVKVTERFKSVVVAATLAIFTYYILSLVLSFFIDFKPMHQGNSLMSIGISVFVIIIAALNLFLDFDQIEEGARKQMPKYMEWFSAMGLMITLVWLYIEFLRLLSKLSSRD; from the coding sequence ATGAATCTAAAATCTAAGAACCCTTTTTTAGGGTCGAAAGCATTTAATAATACGTCAAGAAGTGCAGAAGCTACTGTTCTTGATTTTGAAGAAACAATGACTGTTGATGGTGCAATTAATAAAAGTTTTATTTTATTAGCAACATTATTAGCTTCAGCATGTATTAGCTGGTGGTTAACAGCAAGTGGATATAATCCAATGGTTTTAATTGTTGGTGGAGGTGTAATTGGTTTCATTCTTGTATTGGTTGCTGTGTTTAAGCCAACAACTTCTCCTTGGGTTGCTCCAGGTTATGCGTTATTTGAAGGGTTATTTATAGGAGGTGTCTCAGCATTGTTTGAAGCAATGTATCCTGGAATAGTTATTCAAGCGGTGAGTTGTACTTTTGTTACTTTTATTGTTTGTTTTGCACTATATAAGTATAAAATTGTAAAAGTTACAGAAAGATTTAAATCTGTAGTAGTAGCTGCTACATTAGCAATATTTACGTATTACATTTTGTCATTGGTTTTATCTTTTTTTATTGATTTTAAACCAATGCATCAAGGAAACTCTTTAATGAGTATTGGAATAAGTGTATTTGTAATTATAATTGCTGCTTTGAATTTATTTTTAGACTTTGATCAAATTGAAGAAGGTGCTAGAAAACAAATGCCAAAGTATATGGAATGGTTTAGCGCAATGGGATTAATGATAACTTTAGTTTGGTTATACATCGAATTTCTTCGCTTGCTTTCAAAATTGTCAAGTAGAGATTAA
- a CDS encoding lysylphosphatidylglycerol synthase transmembrane domain-containing protein — protein MSSPFKKTLKIAIPLLLGIGLIYYQYSSFSSEQLKTIKSYFKNANYFYVLLSVLISLFGYWSRAYRWKYSLQHLGYQPKFYNSFFAVCISYLMNLTIPRSGEFTRAVILKKYENIAFDKGFGTIVAERVVDFLIFLLFVITAFVLQFNKLSDFIFSNISPNKILLLATIGFVSFCAFLLVWRWAKWPIILKIKSKFNGLIEGMTSVFKMKEKWKYLFHSFFIWFCYLMMFYVCIFSLEETATMSFDIVIMGFIFGSLAVGFTNGGIGAFPISIAKVLLLYGIAEDIGTALGWIIWTSQTLLTIILGLTSYLFLNIFNKN, from the coding sequence TTGAGTTCTCCCTTTAAAAAAACATTAAAAATCGCCATCCCTTTATTACTAGGGATAGGTCTTATATATTATCAATATTCGTCTTTCAGTAGCGAACAATTAAAAACTATAAAGTCCTATTTTAAGAATGCAAATTATTTTTACGTTCTTTTGTCGGTTTTAATTTCTCTTTTCGGCTATTGGTCAAGGGCCTATAGGTGGAAGTATTCTTTACAACATTTAGGATATCAACCTAAATTTTATAATTCATTTTTTGCGGTTTGTATTTCATACTTAATGAATCTTACGATACCAAGGTCTGGAGAATTTACAAGGGCTGTAATTTTAAAAAAGTACGAAAACATAGCTTTCGACAAAGGTTTTGGAACAATTGTAGCAGAAAGAGTTGTTGATTTTTTAATTTTCCTCTTATTTGTAATAACAGCATTTGTTTTGCAATTTAATAAGCTTAGTGATTTTATTTTTTCTAATATATCACCAAATAAAATACTACTACTAGCTACTATTGGATTTGTTTCTTTCTGTGCTTTTTTACTCGTTTGGAGATGGGCTAAATGGCCAATTATTTTAAAAATAAAATCAAAATTCAATGGTCTAATTGAAGGAATGACAAGCGTTTTTAAAATGAAGGAAAAATGGAAATATCTTTTTCATTCTTTTTTTATTTGGTTTTGCTATTTAATGATGTTTTATGTTTGTATTTTTTCACTAGAAGAAACGGCAACAATGTCTTTCGATATTGTAATTATGGGTTTTATTTTTGGTAGTTTAGCTGTTGGTTTTACAAACGGAGGTATTGGAGCCTTTCCTATCTCTATCGCAAAAGTATTACTTCTATATGGTATTGCAGAAGATATTGGAACAGCATTAGGATGGATCATATGGACATCACAAACCTTATTAACGATTATTTTAGGACTAACTTCATATTTATTTTTAAATATTTTCAATAAAAATTAA
- a CDS encoding IPExxxVDY family protein: MAIHKIQINDFISTDYELIAIHTSIEDYRLAYLINEALEIQLSKNDLNIEIETKEGKSEFSHFIYDDEINDVVWNLIENKATLVPFETTTTGIFDSIDVTMYVVPEFKKADFILKIENIEGTFKMEDILFSISNTQQISMAYIINQVKLKSKNNLIF; the protein is encoded by the coding sequence ATGGCTATTCATAAAATTCAAATAAATGACTTTATTTCGACAGATTATGAGCTTATTGCCATTCATACTTCTATTGAAGATTATCGTTTAGCTTATTTAATTAATGAAGCTTTGGAAATTCAATTGAGTAAAAATGATTTGAATATAGAAATCGAAACCAAAGAAGGGAAAAGTGAGTTTAGTCATTTCATTTATGATGATGAAATAAATGATGTTGTATGGAATTTAATAGAAAACAAGGCAACACTTGTTCCTTTTGAAACAACAACAACAGGTATTTTTGATTCAATTGATGTTACAATGTATGTTGTGCCCGAATTTAAAAAAGCCGATTTTATATTAAAAATAGAGAATATAGAAGGAACTTTCAAAATGGAGGATATACTTTTTTCTATTTCTAACACCCAACAAATTTCAATGGCTTATATCATAAATCAAGTCAAGTTAAAATCAAAAAATAATTTAATTTTTTAA
- the rnc gene encoding ribonuclease III, which produces MRRFLKKIIRNSRSHEDGIFFDKLSKILGFKPVNLRFYKKAFTHRSTNKLDEKGNPFNYERLEFLGDAMLGSVIAAHLYNEVPTGDEGYLTKMRSKIVSRDHLNELGRDLNLFQFIESKANPLHFGENIHGNIFEAFIGAIYLDQGYVYCEKFIHNKVIESYVDIPKLEGKVISYKSLIIEWCQKEKKQFVFEVFDDTGVEDQKYFGVKLIIDQKIIGKGRATSKKKAEEKAAKRAFFALQEKIDKK; this is translated from the coding sequence ATGCGTAGATTTCTGAAAAAAATAATAAGAAATTCCCGTTCTCATGAAGACGGGATTTTTTTTGATAAACTTTCCAAAATATTAGGCTTTAAGCCTGTAAATTTGAGATTTTATAAAAAAGCTTTTACACATCGATCAACAAACAAGCTAGATGAAAAAGGGAATCCTTTTAATTATGAAAGGTTAGAATTCTTAGGAGATGCAATGTTAGGGAGTGTTATTGCTGCACACCTATATAACGAAGTGCCAACAGGAGATGAAGGATATCTCACAAAGATGCGCTCTAAAATAGTTAGTAGAGATCATCTAAATGAATTGGGTAGGGATTTAAATTTGTTTCAGTTTATTGAAAGTAAAGCAAATCCACTTCATTTTGGTGAAAATATACATGGAAATATTTTTGAAGCATTTATTGGAGCTATCTATTTAGATCAAGGCTATGTTTATTGTGAAAAATTTATACATAATAAAGTAATCGAATCCTATGTCGATATTCCGAAACTAGAGGGAAAAGTAATAAGCTATAAAAGTTTAATTATAGAATGGTGTCAAAAAGAAAAAAAGCAATTTGTTTTTGAAGTATTTGATGACACAGGAGTAGAGGATCAAAAATATTTTGGGGTCAAACTTATCATTGATCAAAAAATAATTGGAAAAGGAAGAGCTACTTCAAAGAAAAAAGCAGAAGAAAAAGCTGCCAAAAGAGCCTTTTTTGCTTTGCAAGAAAAAATAGATAAGAAATAA